A DNA window from Paraburkholderia sp. IMGN_8 contains the following coding sequences:
- the tssJ gene encoding type VI secretion system lipoprotein TssJ, with amino-acid sequence MQDIDSSAGCRARPLRLFAPGLARSSVFALVYVLMLVLASGCKSPPPPPPPTAVKVSVAVLAAANPDSSGRPSPIVVRVYELKSTAAFDSADFFTLYGKDQATLGADLNAKSEFLLRPGESRSFEQTVQPGTKFIAVVAAYRDIERSRWRATAPVPPNKTTPLAVKIDAADVVIGPP; translated from the coding sequence ATGCAAGATATCGATTCGAGTGCCGGGTGCCGTGCGCGCCCGTTGCGCCTGTTCGCGCCGGGATTGGCTCGTTCGTCCGTATTCGCGCTCGTCTACGTACTCATGCTCGTGCTGGCCTCGGGGTGTAAGTCTCCCCCGCCGCCGCCCCCTCCGACCGCTGTCAAGGTCAGCGTTGCGGTGCTCGCCGCGGCGAACCCGGATAGCAGCGGACGGCCGTCGCCGATCGTCGTTCGCGTCTATGAACTGAAATCGACCGCCGCATTCGACAGCGCCGACTTCTTCACGCTGTACGGCAAGGACCAGGCGACGCTCGGCGCGGACCTAAACGCAAAGAGCGAATTCCTGCTGCGCCCCGGGGAAAGCAGAAGCTTCGAACAGACCGTGCAGCCTGGCACGAAATTCATCGCGGTCGTCGCGGCGTATCGCGACATTGAGCGCTCGCGCTGGCGAGCCACGGCCCCTGTGCCGCCGAACAAGACAACGCCCCTAGCTGTGAAGATCGATGCCGCCGACGTCGTCATCGGGCCGCCTTGA
- the tssK gene encoding type VI secretion system baseplate subunit TssK has protein sequence MTWHQRMIWSEGLFLEPQHFQQHDRFIEHLVRSHGRATEAWAWGWVACMLDEVALGLGKVAVASAFGVLPDGTAFSFPDEAPAPPPLDVPAGTRDEMVVLALPLSRNGAKEIDVEGGPADGLRYVAADTAVTDVTTSTDRVAEMRIGMPNLRLMLARDATDAYATIGLARIVERRADNRVLLDARYIPPMLHALAQPQLLGYVQELAGLLHQHADRLAARIAKPGRGGVAEVADFLLLQTLNRFEPQCVHLLHVPLLHPERAYQFAIALAGDLATFDERRRALTYPPYRHDDLEASFEPVMRELRQLLSQVREPDAVAIELQNRKSGVRVATINDLDLVKKAGFVLAANAQMPGEALRVRFPTQVKVAPADRIRDLVNLALPGIGLRAMPVAPRQIPFHAGFSYFELDRGSDLWKELEQTGNLAMYIAGEFPGLELEFWAIRQ, from the coding sequence ATGACCTGGCACCAACGAATGATCTGGTCCGAGGGGTTATTCCTGGAGCCCCAGCATTTTCAGCAGCACGACCGCTTCATCGAACATCTGGTCCGTTCGCATGGACGAGCGACCGAGGCGTGGGCGTGGGGTTGGGTCGCGTGCATGCTTGATGAGGTCGCGCTCGGCCTCGGCAAGGTCGCGGTCGCCTCGGCGTTCGGCGTGCTGCCCGACGGTACCGCGTTCTCGTTTCCCGACGAGGCGCCTGCACCGCCGCCGCTTGACGTCCCCGCCGGCACGCGTGACGAAATGGTGGTGCTCGCGTTGCCGCTCTCACGCAACGGCGCAAAGGAGATCGACGTGGAAGGCGGCCCCGCTGACGGCCTGCGTTACGTGGCTGCCGACACGGCCGTCACGGATGTCACCACGAGTACCGACCGTGTGGCCGAAATGCGCATCGGCATGCCGAATCTGCGCCTGATGCTCGCGCGCGACGCTACCGATGCCTACGCGACGATCGGTCTCGCTCGCATCGTCGAACGACGCGCGGATAACCGCGTGCTGCTGGATGCCCGCTACATCCCGCCGATGCTCCACGCGCTAGCGCAGCCGCAACTGCTCGGCTACGTGCAGGAACTCGCGGGCCTTTTGCATCAACATGCCGACCGTCTCGCCGCGCGCATCGCCAAGCCGGGACGCGGTGGGGTCGCGGAGGTCGCCGACTTCCTGCTGCTGCAAACCTTGAACCGCTTCGAGCCCCAGTGCGTGCACTTGCTGCACGTGCCGCTGTTGCATCCGGAGCGCGCCTATCAGTTCGCCATCGCGCTCGCGGGCGATCTGGCCACCTTCGACGAACGCCGCCGTGCGCTCACCTATCCGCCGTACCGCCACGACGACCTCGAAGCGTCTTTCGAGCCGGTAATGCGCGAGTTGCGCCAGTTGCTCTCGCAGGTGCGCGAACCGGACGCCGTCGCGATCGAATTGCAGAACCGCAAGTCCGGCGTACGCGTTGCGACGATCAACGATCTCGACCTCGTGAAGAAAGCCGGCTTCGTACTCGCGGCCAACGCGCAGATGCCGGGCGAAGCGCTGCGCGTGCGCTTCCCGACGCAGGTCAAGGTTGCGCCGGCCGACCGCATCCGCGATCTCGTCAATCTGGCGCTGCCGGGCATCGGACTACGCGCCATGCCGGTCGCGCCACGGCAGATTCCGTTTCACGCGGGCTTCAGCTATTTCGAGCTCGATCGCGGCAGCGACCTCTGGAAGGAGCTCGAACAGACCGGCAACCTCGCGATGTATATCGCGGGTGAGTTTCCCGGGCTCGAACTGGAATTCTGGGCGATTCGCCAGTGA
- a CDS encoding DotU family type VI secretion system protein, with product MTSDDPFAGFEPDQTMIKPNPGARHRPDAASVPFPAGTSGGDAGEPTLDAVFAASGQGGSLNPLIAACAPLLRLAPQIRAMTSCADPAALRDALAHGMRRFETQARASGIAAEHVTAARYIVCTMLDEAASGTPWGAGVWARQSLLVTFHNETWGGEKVFQLLARLAQKPAQHLQLLELMSVVLALGFEGRYRVAGEGRQTLDAVRGRLYQLIRKERGDPERALSPHWQGVAAARSRVTEVLPVWVVGAFALLVLVTAYLAMSFHLSRLSDPAFNTIASIRAGATRPIVITPAAKPRVAEFLAPEIRDGLVTVSDQVDRSVITIRGDGIFKAGSAVVSDRVKPLMQRIAAALNAVPGNVLVTGHTDDQPIRSARYPSNWELSQERAANVRDLLAATVAPARLKAEGQGDADPVAPNDTPAGRALNRRVEVTLYAKPGA from the coding sequence ATGACGAGCGACGATCCGTTCGCGGGCTTCGAACCCGATCAGACGATGATCAAGCCGAACCCCGGCGCGCGTCACCGTCCTGACGCGGCCAGCGTACCTTTCCCGGCCGGGACGAGCGGTGGCGACGCGGGCGAGCCCACGCTCGATGCCGTGTTCGCCGCATCGGGACAAGGCGGCTCGCTCAATCCGCTCATCGCCGCGTGCGCGCCGCTGCTGCGTCTCGCCCCGCAGATCCGCGCGATGACATCCTGCGCCGACCCTGCTGCGCTGCGTGACGCGCTCGCGCACGGCATGCGGCGCTTCGAGACACAGGCGCGCGCCAGCGGTATCGCGGCCGAGCATGTCACGGCGGCGCGCTATATCGTGTGCACGATGCTCGACGAGGCGGCGTCAGGCACGCCGTGGGGCGCAGGCGTTTGGGCACGCCAGAGCCTTCTCGTCACGTTCCACAACGAGACGTGGGGGGGCGAGAAGGTGTTCCAGTTGCTCGCGAGGCTTGCGCAAAAGCCCGCGCAACACCTGCAGCTGCTCGAACTGATGAGCGTCGTGCTGGCGCTCGGCTTCGAGGGCCGTTATCGCGTCGCGGGCGAGGGCCGCCAGACGCTGGACGCGGTGCGAGGGCGCCTGTATCAGCTGATCCGCAAGGAGCGCGGCGATCCGGAGCGCGCCTTGTCGCCTCACTGGCAAGGCGTCGCGGCAGCGCGCAGCCGTGTCACCGAGGTGCTGCCGGTCTGGGTCGTCGGCGCGTTCGCACTGCTGGTGCTCGTCACGGCTTATCTCGCGATGAGCTTCCATCTGAGCCGCCTGTCGGATCCCGCGTTCAATACCATCGCGTCGATCCGCGCGGGCGCGACGCGCCCCATCGTCATTACGCCCGCAGCAAAGCCGCGGGTCGCGGAGTTCCTCGCGCCGGAAATCCGCGACGGCCTCGTCACGGTGAGCGATCAGGTCGACCGTTCGGTCATCACGATTCGCGGCGACGGTATCTTCAAGGCCGGCAGCGCGGTCGTCTCCGACCGGGTAAAGCCATTGATGCAGCGCATCGCGGCGGCGCTCAACGCCGTGCCGGGCAACGTGCTCGTCACAGGCCACACCGACGACCAGCCGATCCGCTCCGCGCGCTATCCGTCGAACTGGGAACTGTCGCAGGAGCGCGCCGCGAACGTGCGCGACCTGCTTGCGGCGACTGTTGCGCCCGCACGCCTGAAGGCCGAAGGCCAGGGAGACGCCGACCCGGTCGCGCCGAACGACACGCCCGCAGGTCGGGCCCTCAACCGGCGCGTGGAAGTGACGCTTTACGCCAAACCCGGCGCGTGA